In a single window of the bacterium genome:
- a CDS encoding glycosyltransferase family 4 protein, with product MKVLFIVTSFPRSEADIITPWMVENIQRLREKGVEVTVYTCASRGLGDQVVHGIQVRRFRYCLRRWELLSHDETIPEQIRKNKLFLLLVFPYLLFGVIGLRRVLRQEKFDLIHVHWPFPLGVFGWFARRWSGRPLVTQFYGVELRWVRTKMKAFLPFLRSVIRGSDMVSAISSHTAAEIEAVCPGTRVELVPYGSPVPPPRECPPPEGGPGRERRVLFVGRLVERKGVEFLVRALEVIETPFPVRLDIVGSGPESGALAELTAELGLQDRVFLAGRVSNEELLRYYAACDCFVLPAIVDHKGDTEGLGVVLIEALCYRKPVVASRLGGIVDIIKDGRTGLLVPEKDPAALAAALRRVLTDEALAARLGADGYAFAQEYFDPGRIAGRWAELYNRLAGRGSKR from the coding sequence GTGAAAGTGCTGTTCATCGTCACCTCGTTCCCACGCTCGGAGGCTGACATCATCACCCCCTGGATGGTCGAGAATATCCAGCGCCTGCGCGAAAAAGGGGTGGAGGTGACGGTCTACACCTGCGCCAGCCGCGGCCTGGGCGACCAGGTGGTGCACGGGATCCAGGTGCGGCGGTTCCGCTACTGCCTGCGCCGCTGGGAGCTGCTCTCGCACGATGAGACCATCCCGGAGCAGATACGCAAGAACAAGCTCTTCCTCCTGCTGGTGTTTCCTTATCTGCTGTTCGGCGTAATCGGCCTGCGGCGTGTGCTGCGCCAGGAAAAGTTCGACCTGATTCACGTGCACTGGCCGTTCCCGCTGGGCGTGTTCGGCTGGTTCGCCCGTCGCTGGTCGGGCCGTCCGCTGGTGACCCAGTTCTACGGGGTGGAGCTGCGCTGGGTCCGCACCAAGATGAAAGCGTTCCTGCCGTTTCTGCGCAGCGTGATCCGCGGCAGCGATATGGTGAGCGCTATCAGCTCGCACACCGCGGCCGAGATCGAGGCGGTCTGCCCGGGCACGCGCGTGGAGCTGGTGCCCTACGGCTCGCCGGTGCCGCCGCCGCGGGAGTGCCCGCCGCCCGAGGGCGGGCCGGGCCGGGAGCGGCGGGTGCTGTTTGTCGGCCGGCTGGTGGAGCGCAAGGGGGTGGAGTTCCTGGTGCGGGCGCTGGAAGTGATCGAGACCCCGTTCCCGGTGCGCCTGGACATCGTGGGCAGCGGCCCGGAGTCCGGGGCCCTGGCCGAGTTGACCGCGGAGCTGGGGTTGCAGGACAGGGTGTTCCTGGCCGGACGGGTCTCGAACGAGGAGTTGTTGCGCTACTACGCCGCCTGCGACTGTTTTGTCCTGCCCGCCATCGTGGACCACAAGGGCGACACCGAGGGACTGGGCGTGGTGCTGATCGAGGCCCTCTGCTACCGCAAGCCGGTGGTGGCGAGCCGTCTGGGCGGGATAGTGGACATCATCAAGGATGGGCGCACCGGGTTGCTGGTGCCGGAGAAAGACCCGGCCGCACTGGCCGCTGCGCTGCGCCGCGTGTTGACCGACGAGGCCC
- a CDS encoding glycosyltransferase family 39 protein, whose product MATHKQQTPDAHPAVSSSRLTGWAGRNRRNVLYVSLLANLVLCLFLFDPKPHTGGDNASYIILAQSILHPGDGYTQHIGPGPVVPHTQYPFGYPLLLAPLVALAGVNFVVLKLLSVAFSLLSVFLFHRIMKCNTTPVIAAAATLCFALNPVLVDFSHWVLSEEAFLCFSLLALYFLTEATRGGGEVRFGRTFWLAVVCLAFTAHIRSIGVAFVGGGMLYFMVRRQWKALAVFFLAVAALMAPWTIRNHLVSTENSAVASAFMMIDPYKPELGTITAADLARRIMHNISTYGGFDSARVVLGSESLWALSVPAVFLAVVVSLLVVTGLLGRIVKHGMGLLEAYFSFFLCIVLVWPDAWSDVRFIMPLIPLMLFYLATAVELIVGLVRPWRKRATVAAAVALLAVAALSLSAQVVRIPFNLRMLTAWSSGNRYAGYPPNWRRFFEAADWIRDNTPATAVVSSRKPRLVYLWSNRRVVGYPFTTDTEAVMAEVTQADYVILDNVSGTTDRYLIPALKKHQNQFKIVHRTAAPPTWVLEVLK is encoded by the coding sequence GTGGCTACACATAAACAGCAAACCCCGGACGCCCATCCCGCGGTATCTTCGTCCCGTCTGACGGGCTGGGCCGGGCGCAATCGCCGCAACGTGCTGTATGTTTCCCTGCTGGCCAACCTTGTCCTCTGTCTCTTTCTGTTCGACCCCAAGCCGCACACCGGCGGAGACAACGCCAGCTACATCATCCTGGCCCAGAGCATCCTGCACCCGGGGGACGGCTACACGCAGCATATCGGGCCGGGGCCGGTGGTGCCCCACACCCAGTACCCGTTCGGCTATCCGCTCCTGCTGGCCCCGCTGGTGGCCCTGGCCGGAGTGAATTTTGTCGTCCTCAAGTTACTGTCGGTGGCCTTTTCGCTGCTCTCGGTCTTCCTGTTCCACCGGATCATGAAATGCAACACAACGCCGGTGATCGCGGCCGCGGCCACGTTATGTTTCGCGCTCAACCCGGTCCTGGTGGATTTCTCGCACTGGGTGTTGAGCGAGGAGGCTTTCCTCTGTTTCAGCCTGCTGGCCCTGTATTTCCTGACCGAGGCCACCCGTGGCGGGGGCGAGGTCAGGTTCGGACGGACTTTCTGGCTGGCGGTAGTCTGCCTGGCGTTCACCGCCCACATCCGCTCGATCGGGGTGGCTTTCGTGGGCGGCGGCATGCTCTATTTCATGGTGCGGCGCCAGTGGAAAGCCCTGGCCGTGTTCTTCCTGGCCGTGGCCGCGCTGATGGCGCCCTGGACCATCCGCAACCACCTGGTCAGCACCGAGAACTCGGCCGTGGCCAGCGCTTTCATGATGATAGACCCCTACAAGCCCGAGCTGGGCACGATCACTGCGGCCGACCTGGCCAGAAGGATCATGCACAACATCTCGACTTACGGCGGGTTCGATTCGGCCCGAGTGGTGCTCGGCTCGGAAAGCCTGTGGGCCCTGTCCGTGCCGGCTGTCTTTTTGGCGGTTGTGGTGAGCCTGCTGGTGGTGACCGGCCTTCTCGGCAGGATCGTCAAGCACGGGATGGGCCTGCTGGAGGCGTATTTCAGCTTCTTTCTCTGTATTGTGCTGGTCTGGCCGGATGCCTGGAGCGACGTGCGATTCATCATGCCGCTCATCCCGCTGATGCTGTTCTACCTGGCCACGGCCGTGGAACTGATCGTGGGCCTGGTCCGTCCATGGCGCAAGCGGGCCACGGTCGCGGCGGCCGTGGCGCTGCTGGCGGTGGCGGCGCTGTCGCTGAGCGCCCAGGTCGTGCGGATTCCTTTCAACCTGCGCATGCTGACAGCCTGGAGCTCCGGGAACCGCTACGCCGGCTATCCCCCCAACTGGCGGCGTTTCTTCGAGGCCGCCGACTGGATTCGCGACAACACCCCGGCCACGGCGGTCGTGTCATCGCGCAAGCCGCGCCTGGTTTACCTCTGGAGTAACCGCAGGGTGGTGGGCTACCCGTTCACCACCGACACCGAGGCCGTGATGGCCGAGGTCACGCAGGCCGACTATGTCATTCTGGACAATGTGAGCGGCACCACCGATCGCTATCTGATACCGGCGCTGAAGAAACATCAGAATCAATTCAAGATCGTCCACCGCACCGCCGCCCCTCCTACCTGGGTGCTGGAGGTGCTCAAGTGA
- a CDS encoding glycosyltransferase family 2 protein — MDSAPQSRPDVTVLVPAYNELENIPELVRVLGAMFDRHGLRGQIVLVDDGSTDGTWEAALHCAETEPRLTVLRHRTNFGKTEAMLTGAEAAGGEVIVLYDADMQHAPEDIARFVEKMRQGYDMVCGRKVGHYTKRFVSSIYNRLSQMLFKVPVHDLNSMKAFRREVIEAVHLRHDWHRFFAVFAHNQGFRLGEIDIELLPRRHGQAKYSGHWRVMIGLLDLLSVKMMLGFGKKPMTLFGTAGLGLLFCGFVTGLVALYYRIVLLHGYRPLLYLVILFVLAGVLLFSLGFLTELIGQLLERLERIEQRQRRPRE; from the coding sequence ATGGATTCAGCCCCGCAGAGCCGTCCGGATGTGACAGTCCTGGTCCCGGCCTACAACGAGCTGGAGAATATCCCCGAACTGGTGCGGGTGCTGGGCGCGATGTTCGACCGCCACGGCCTGCGCGGGCAGATCGTGCTGGTGGACGACGGCAGCACGGACGGCACCTGGGAGGCGGCGCTGCACTGCGCCGAGACCGAGCCGCGCCTGACCGTGCTGCGCCACCGCACCAATTTCGGCAAGACCGAGGCCATGCTGACCGGCGCCGAGGCGGCCGGCGGCGAGGTGATCGTGCTGTACGACGCCGACATGCAGCACGCGCCGGAGGACATCGCGCGCTTCGTGGAAAAGATGCGCCAGGGCTATGACATGGTCTGCGGCCGCAAGGTGGGGCACTATACGAAGCGGTTTGTCTCCTCGATCTACAACCGCCTGTCGCAGATGCTGTTCAAGGTGCCGGTGCACGACCTCAACTCGATGAAAGCTTTCCGCCGCGAGGTGATCGAGGCCGTGCACCTGCGTCACGACTGGCACCGCTTTTTCGCGGTCTTCGCCCATAACCAGGGCTTCCGTCTGGGCGAGATCGATATCGAGCTGCTGCCGCGCCGTCACGGCCAGGCCAAGTATTCCGGGCACTGGCGCGTGATGATCGGCCTGCTGGACCTGCTGAGCGTGAAAATGATGCTGGGTTTCGGCAAAAAGCCGATGACCCTGTTCGGCACGGCAGGGCTGGGCCTTCTGTTCTGCGGGTTTGTCACCGGCCTGGTGGCCCTGTACTACCGGATCGTGTTGCTGCATGGCTACCGGCCGCTGCTCTACCTGGTGATACTGTTCGTGCTGGCTGGGGTGCTGCTGTTCAGCCTGGGTTTTCTGACCGAGCTGATCGGCCAGCTCCTGGAGCGCCTGGAACGTATCGAGCAGCGTCAGCGGCGCCCGCGTGAATGA